The Pseudomonas viciae genomic interval GAAAATGGCAGCTCGGTCAGGCGGCTCGGACGATAAAAGGAACGTCGGAACACCGCCAGCAGGGCGGCTGTCAGCGTCAGCAGGGTGGCTTCTTCCCAGTCGAAGCCTTTGAGCAGCGAGAGCAGGGCGCCCACTAGAAGCAACACGGTGGTCAGCATCCAGGCGGCTGACAGGCGACGGCGCAGGCCTTGGGCGAGCAACAGGCAGAGCACGCCCACCAGGCTGGCGCCGAGGTGCGACGCGTCCACCAGCCGATGAGGGATCAGGAAACCGATGTGCTCCAGGCGGGTATCGATTTCCGGTGTCACGCCGGAAAACAGCAGTACCACACCCGAAAGGAACACCAGCACCGCCAGGATCGGCGCTGCGAAACCCGAGGCTGCCCGCAGGGTCTGGCGGGTCTGGAACAGTCGTTGTGCCTCGTTGATCAGCAACAGCACACAGGCCACCAGCATCGGCAGCAGGACGTAGATCAAGCGATACAGCAGCAGGGCGGCGGCCAGTGGCGCGGCCCCCAGCTTGTCGGCAAACGCGGCCAGCAGGATCGCTTCGAATACCCCGACCCCGCCAGGCACATGACTGAGCACCCCGGCGGCCAGCGCCAGCAAGTACACCAGCAGGAACGCGCCGAAGGGCGGTGCTTCAGGCAGCAACAAATACAGCACTGTAGCGGCAGCCGCGACATCCAGCGCGGTGATGACCAATTGCAGGAGCGTCAGGCGTCGGCCCGGCATGCGCAGCGTGCGGCGGCCGGCCTTGACCAGAAGGGCGTCGCGATAGGGCTGCTCTGGCAGGCGTCGACGATAAATGCCGATGGCCAGCACACAGGTGAGCAGCAGCACCGCCACGGAAATCGCCCCCAGCAAGGTGGCCGGCAAGTGCAGTGCGACAGACGCGGCGGGCAAGTTACTGAGCGTTGCCAGGGCGGCCAAGGGTGGCAGCGCGCAGCCCAGGGACAGGCTGGCGAACAAGGTCATGTGGGCGACATCCGATGCCCCCAGGCCGTGGCGGGCATACAGACGGTAGCGCACCGAGCCGCCCGACAGCAGTGACAGGCCGATGGCATTGCCAATGGCAAACGCAGTGAATCCACCCAGGATCATGGTTTGCGGCGGCAGCGTCACGCCAGCATAGCGGCTGGCGGACCACTCATAACCCAGCAGGATGATAAAGCCAGCCACTGTGGCGGCGAACGCACCGAGCAGCGCCGGTCGTGGCACTTCCAGAATCGAGTCGTGCAGGGCGTAGAGATCGAGCTCGCTCAGCAGGTGACGACAGGCAATCAGAGCAATCGCGAACAGCAGCAGCGTGACGGCTAGGCCGATAGGTTGGCGGTATTGACTGATCCGGTCCAGCCAGCGCAAACGCTCGGCCTTGATCGGTTGTATCGCAGAAACTGTATCTTGCGGGTCAGACGAGTGAGCGCGCATCAATCACCTCTTGAGCTATGCGCGACAGGATGGGGGTATCCAGCCAAGTTACCAATCCCTGCGGAGGAAAATAATTACAAAATCTTTGTAATGTAGTCTTTTTCGCCACACACAAAAAAAGGCCACTCTTTCGAGTAGCCTTTCTTGATATTTGGTTGCGGGAGCCGGATTTGAACCGACGACCTTCGGGTTATGAGCCCGACGAGCTACCAGACTGCTCCATCCCGCGTCTGTGTGGCGGCATTCTACAGGCGAACGCTTGAGTGTCAACCGTTAAAAGGTCGTGGGATCAAATAAACGGCCAATCGGTGTAAATGCTCGAAATCAAAAGGAAATTGTCCTACAGCTTTCGCCTTTGTGTGTAGTGATCCCATCCAGCGTGGCAAAACAGGCGCGCACAAAAAAGGCCACTCTTTCGAGTAGCCTTTTTTGATGTTTGGTTGCGGGAGCCGGATTTGAACCGACGACCTTCGGGTTATGAGCCCGACGAGCTACCAGACTGCTCCATCCCGCGTCTGTGTGTCGGCATTCTACAGAGAATCGAACAGCTGTCAACCCAGGTCCCATAAAAACCTGTTCCGCTTCAATCGCTTAGCCTCGCTCAAAGGCATTGTGACAGCGCTGTGACGCAGGCCTGGCAAGGGCTGGCGCTCTATCGGGTGGTTCGTTGCGATTGAGGAAATGAATTTATGTAGGTTCTTTCCGGCCTCGGTGAAGGATCTTTCAAACTACTGGTGCTATATACAGGTACCGATGCGATACTGATAACCCGATTCGTCGCACACTCCGCTTCCTTTATGACGCAACGTAAAATCATCCACGTCGACTGTGACTGTTTCTATGCCGCTATCGAGATGCGCGATGACCCGCGGCTGGCTGGCAAGCCCCTGGCAGTCGGCGGCTCGGCGGATCGGCGGGGAGTGATTGCCACGTGTAACTATGAAGCGCGGGCTTACGGTGTGCGTTCGGCCATGTCATCCGGTCATGCCTTGAAGCTCTGCCCGGACCTGACCATCGTCAAGCCGCGGATGGATGCCTATCGAGAAGCTTCGAAGGAAATTCATACGATTTTCAGCGATTACACCGACCTGATCGAGCCGTTGTCCCTGGACGAGGCTTACCTGG includes:
- the mprF gene encoding bifunctional lysylphosphatidylglycerol flippase/synthetase MprF, encoding MRAHSSDPQDTVSAIQPIKAERLRWLDRISQYRQPIGLAVTLLLFAIALIACRHLLSELDLYALHDSILEVPRPALLGAFAATVAGFIILLGYEWSASRYAGVTLPPQTMILGGFTAFAIGNAIGLSLLSGGSVRYRLYARHGLGASDVAHMTLFASLSLGCALPPLAALATLSNLPAASVALHLPATLLGAISVAVLLLTCVLAIGIYRRRLPEQPYRDALLVKAGRRTLRMPGRRLTLLQLVITALDVAAAATVLYLLLPEAPPFGAFLLVYLLALAAGVLSHVPGGVGVFEAILLAAFADKLGAAPLAAALLLYRLIYVLLPMLVACVLLLINEAQRLFQTRQTLRAASGFAAPILAVLVFLSGVVLLFSGVTPEIDTRLEHIGFLIPHRLVDASHLGASLVGVLCLLLAQGLRRRLSAAWMLTTVLLLVGALLSLLKGFDWEEATLLTLTAALLAVFRRSFYRPSRLTELPFSPLFLIASLCVLGASTWLLLFAYQDVPYSHQLWWQFTLDADAPRGLRSLLGAAVLLVVVSLTWLLRTARPVIHLPTADELERAKTILMTSSQPDGGLALTGDKALLFHPNDEAFLMYARRGRSLVALYDPIGPTQQRAEMIWQFRDLCDIHHARPVFYQVRAENLPYYMDIGLTAIKLGEEARVDLKRFDLEAKGKEMKDLRYTWNRGTRDGLSLEIHEPGQAPMEELKVISDAWLTGKNVREKGFSLGRFSDDYLKHFRIAVIRFEGRPVAFANLLETHSHDLASLDLMRAHPEAPKLTMEFMMVGLIQHYKNHDYARFSLGMVPLSGLQPRRGAPLTQRLGSMVFRRGEQLYNFQGLRRFKDKFQPDWEPRYMAVPAGLDPLVALADTAALIAGGLTGLVKR